A window from Drosophila kikkawai strain 14028-0561.14 chromosome 2L, DkikHiC1v2, whole genome shotgun sequence encodes these proteins:
- the Orc3 gene encoding origin recognition complex subunit 3: MDPTISVSKGVFVFKNGATRAGKKAKTHKRKRPDSSAVNSLLGEEVVRQPFYEEYSQAWSQVSGHIDDLQQRTYARTLEQLVAFVVAQGERTGADKDEVLPTAALLTGINQPDHLSQFEAFTQRLHAKRAARVCVLQSRDCATVKTAVETMVFGLVEDNLAVGADVEESEEEDVVERDSKRLRRSQCTLKQLRSWYANNKGAEGSSCQLVVILPDFECFSASVLQDFILILSAHCGSLPFVLVLGVATAMSAVHGTLPYHVSSKIRLQVFQTQAAPVGLNEMLDRVLLSPKYAFHLSGKAFKFLTHIFLYYDFSIHGFIQGFKFCLMEHFFAGNSFALCTDYSRALGRIKHLSHDDMESIRRLPSFRPYVEQINDCKRIIAVLTDDDYLKKKLPQLLRDCMLHFLLFRSALEFLTELVGDLPRHPLGKLHRELYVNCMNKPIAATPEYKECWQMLGFLSKDEFVGKVTRCLDRTEQFLAEEISPLELGGACVDGMRPQLQAIRQALDDVAKGTTVSPETAGTMRPNAPNLAQVTSRHELQAQLLQRSKEDKDRAQPPATALQKTLQLIETHLVRGHLRALQDAPPIHELFVFSDIATVRRNIIGAPRAALHTALNNPHFYMQCRCCELQDQSQLVSTLPDLSVVYKLHLECGRMINLFDWLQAFRSVVIGGEQDGGVENAAQEQIDPQIQARFTRAVAELQFLGYIKMSKRKTDHATRLTW, encoded by the exons ATGGACCCCACTATTTCGGTGTCCAAG GGCGTGTTTGTCTTCAAAAATGGCGCTACGCGAGCCGGGAAAAAAGCCAAGACCCACAAACGCAAGCGTCCCGACTCCAGCGCCGTGAACAGCCTGCTGGGCGAGGAGGTTGTCCGGCAGCCATTCTACGAGGAATACAGCCAGGCCTGGAGCCAGGTGAGCGGCCACATAGACGACCTACAGCAGCGCACCTATGCCCGCACCCTAGAGCAGCTGGTGGCCTTCGTTGTGGCCCAGGGCGAGCGCACAGGGGCAGACAAGGACGAAGTGCTGCCCACAGCCGCCCTACTGACGGGCATCAATCAGCCGGATCACCTCAGTCAGTTCGAGGCGTTCACCCAGCGCCTGCATGCGAAGCGTGCTGCCCGTGTCTGCGTGCTGCAGTCTCGGGATTGTGCCACCGTTAAGACGGCCGTGGAGACCATGGTCTTTGGGCTTGTCGAGGACAACCTAGCCGTGGGGGCGGATGTGGAGGAATCAGAGGAGGAGGACGTGGTGGAGAGGGACAGCAAGCGACTGCGCCGTTCGCAGTGCACGCTAAAGCAGCTTAGATCGTGGTACGCTAACAACAAGGGTGCGGAGGGAAGTTCTTGCCAGCTGGTCGTCATCCTGCCCGACTTTGAGTGCTTCAGCGCCAGCGTATTGCAGGACTTCATCCTCATTCTAAGCGCCCATTGTGGCTCGCTGCCGTTCGTCCTGGTCCTGGGCGTGGCCACGGCCATGTCCGCGGTGCACGGAACGCTGCCCTACCACGTCAGCAGCAAGATCCGGTTGCAGGTTTTCCAGACGCAGGCCGCTCCAGTTGGGCTAAACGAA ATGCTGGACAGAGTTCTGCTCTCCCCGAAGTACGCGTTCCATCTCTCGGGCAAGGCCTTCAAGTTCCTGACCCACATTTTTCTGTACTACGATTTCTCCATACACGGCTTCATCCAGGGCTTCAAGTTCTGCCTGATGGAACATTTCTTTGCGGGCAATTCCTTCGCGCTTTGCACGGACTACAGCAGGGCTTTGGGACGCATCAAGCACCTGAGCCACGACGACATGGAGTCCATTCGACGGCTGCCCTCCTTCCGGCCGTACGTCGAGCAAATCAATGACTGCAAACGCATCATAGCCGTGCTCACCGACGACGACTACCTGAAGAAGAAGCTGCCGCAGCTGCTGCGCGACTGCATGCTTCACTTTCTGCTCTTCCGCAGCGCGCTAGAGTTCCTCACAGAGCTGGTGGGAGATCTGCCCCGCCATCCACTGGGCAAGCTGCATCGGGAGCTGTACGTCAACTGCATGAACAAGCCGATCGCAGCGACTCCGGAGTACAAGGAGTGCTGGCAGATGCTAGGATTTCTATCTAAGGACGAGTTCGTGGGCAAAGTGACTCGGTGCCTGGACAGAACCGAGCAATTCCTGGCTGAGGAAATCTCTCCCCTGGAACTCGGCGGGGCCTGCGTCGATGGGATGCGGCCCCAACTCCAAGCCATCCGCCAGGCACTCGACGATGTGGCCAAGGGCACCACCGTGTCACCTGAAACGGCTGGAACGATGCGCCCCAACGCCCCCAATCTGGCCCAGGTGACGTCGCGTCACGAGCTCCAGGCGCAGCTCCTGCAACGCAGCAAAGAGGACAAGGATCGAGCACAGCCCCCCGCCACGGCCCTGCAAAAGACGCTGCAGCTAATAGAGACCCACTTGGTCCGGGGTCATCTGCGGGCGCTGCAGGACGCGCCACCCATCCATGAACTGTTCGTGTTCAGCGACATTGCCACCGTGCGCCGCAACATAATCGGCGCTCCCCGGGCAGCGCTGCACACGGCCCTCAACAACCCGCACTTCTACATGCAGTGCAGGTGCTGCGAGCTGCAGGACCAGTCGCAGCTGGTGAGCACCCTGCCCGACCTCTCGGTGGTGTACAAGCTGCATCTGGAGTGCGGGCGGATGATAAACCTCTTCGACTGGCTCCAGGCCTTTCGGTCTGTGGTGATTGGCGGCGAGCAGGACGGCGGCGTCGAGAATGCGGCCCAGGAGCAAATCGATCCCCAGATCCA AGCACGTTTCACGCGCGCCGTAGCCGAGTTGCAGTTTCTGGGCTACATCAAGATGTCCAAGCGCAAGACAGACCACGCCACTCGATTGACCTGGTAG
- the LOC108081803 gene encoding protein lifeguard 3 — MAESLDKGLYYRRDRRRFALISYIMTAVFLLVAFGEWCIFYFLKLATNFFTHKAWIASIIFVIGLILLVLFIFFEALRFNSKINWFFAVLIYECVVLGVIPLVIRQTLLPFLISFAVWAFALLVFVLCGTLIPFDLTLNVVLLFVLGMMAIIGAVFFLMLYIVINIPYSLIVFCSFILMSIFMFVMYHAQIINGGRYAEMRTNDYFLAALMLFLDFLLMYLFSFQMAPKWSDQCDQWKWINGTYPNCTTSDYSGY; from the exons ATGGCGGAATCTTTGGATAAAGGTCTTTACTACAGACGAGACAGAAGGAGGTTTGCCTTAATCTCATACATAATGACAGCAGTTTTTTTGCTGGTTGCCTTTGGAGAATGGTgcattttttacttttt AAAATTGGCTACGAACTTTTTTACCCACAAAGCCTGGATAGCGTCAATTATTTTTGTGATCGGGCTAATACTGCTCGTTTTGTTCATCTTCTTTGAAGCCCTGCGGTTCAATTCGAAAATCAACTGGTTTTTTGCAGTGCTGATT TATGAGTGCGTTGTTCTAGGCGTGATCCCGCTGGTGATCCGTCAGACGTTATTACCCTTTCTGATCAGCTTTGCTGTTTGGGCCTTTGCTCTATTAGTCTTTGTTTTGTGCGGCACATTAATACCG TTTGACCTGACCCTGAACGTCGTGCTGTTATTTGTACTCGGTATGATGGCCATTATCGGCGCTGTGTTCTTCCTGATGCTTTATATCGTTATTAATATCCCGTATTCCCTCATTGTCTTTTGTTCCTTCATTCTCATGAGTATTTTTATG TTTGTCATGTACCACGCGCAGATTATAAACGGAGGACGATATGCCGAGATGCGAACGAATGACTATTTTTTAGCAGCTCTTATGCTGTTCCTAGATTTTCTACTCATGTATCTGTTCTCATTCCAAATGGCGCCCAAATGGTCGGACCAATGTGATCAATGGAAATGGATAAATGGAACAT ATCCCAATTGCACCACTTCTGACTATTCTGGCtattaa
- the LOC121502347 gene encoding uncharacterized protein: MAFVQQFLGCIELNYAVYIIGIFDMILSLLCGCYLPWIRRKAELDFYLATPYTESGSSWWTTPEEFYHSRFGYAMWIFLVLVLVLHIGACILIIVSSFTKENWMVAPYLATALVRFVVLFLILLWMVAKCHDSKTCYWLLGFSLFPATYFYLTAVSWYAANDTDDS; this comes from the exons ATGGCGTTCGTTCAACAATTTCTTGGTTGCATTGAGCTCAACTATGCCGTATACATAATTGGCATCTTTGACATGATTTTAAGCCTTCTTTGCGGCTGCTACTTGCCAT GGATCAGACGGAAGGCTGAATTGGACTTTTATTTGGCGACGCCATATACAGAGTCTGGTTCCTCCTGGTGGACGACCCCTGAGGAATTTTACCACAGCAGATTTGGCTATGCAATGTGGATCTTCCTAGTGCTCGTCCTTGTTCTCCATATCGGCGCCTGTATATTGATTATAGTTTCTAGTTTCACG AAGGAAAATTGGATGGTGGCTCCCTACCTAGCCACCGCCCTTGTGCGTTTTgtggtgttatttttaattctgCTCTGGATGGTTGCCAAGTGCCACGATAGTAAAACTTGTTATTGGTTGCTCGGCTTTAGTCTGT ttcccGCCACATATTTTTATCTTACTGCCGTGTCGTGGTACGCTGCAAACGACACCGACGACTcctaa
- the LOC108081783 gene encoding uncharacterized protein isoform X2 yields the protein MGLPVFRDCCCCELKWGVLTVGIVDIILTLCLGGGNGSGYTGAARIVWFLALVIHVAHIVACVCVIVSVFKSWESISGLLFTHGSANLEVQHRPINDLFPAFTVDIFGNVLQLHDIQAHDEPETWKFYHGQFKI from the exons ATGGGGCTACCCGTTTTTAgagattgctgctgctgcgagcTGAAGTGGGGAGTTCTAACTGTCGGTATCGTGGACATTATACTAACGTTATGCCTTGGCGGTGGAAACGGATCAG GTTATACTGGTGCTGCCCGCattgtttggtttttagcTCTTGTTATCCACGTGGCGCATATCGTTGCCTGCGTTTGCGTCATAGTTTCCGTGTTTAAG TCTTGGGAATCTATTTCTGGCTTGTTATTTACTCATGGTTCCGCAAACTTGGAGGTTCAACACCGGCCGATTAATGACCTCTTCCCAGCATTTACCGTGGATATATTCGGAAATGTTCTTCAATTACATGACATACAAGCACATGATGAACCCGAAACTTGGAAGTTCTACCACGGacaattcaaaatttga
- the ValRS gene encoding valine--tRNA ligase, producing MPQPEQQTDVSGTAEAEGPPKTAKQLEKERLKAEKLAKLQAKLDKKAAAAAPAAGEKKEKPEKRTKEVKEAAVYTAQTAPGEMKDLSGPLPDAYSPRYVEAQWYSWWEKQGFFKPEYGRPSIDSPNPNGKFVMIIPPPNVTGSLHLGHALTNAIEDAITRYHRMKGRTTLWVPGCDHAGIATQVVVEKLLWRDEKLSRHDLGREKFIERIWDWRREKGGRIYDQLKSLGSSYDWSRVAFTMDPKLCRAVTEAFVRLHEEGSIYRSSRLVNWSCTLRSAISDIEVDKVEIPGRTFLSIPGYEEKVEFGVLIKFAYKVEGSDEEIVVATTRIETMLGDTAVAVHPQDERYKHLHGKFVVHPFSTRRLPIVCDEFVDMAFGTGAVKITPAHDPNDYEVGKRCNLPFITIFNDDGYIIGDYGEFTGMKRFECRKQILEKLKALNLYRETLNNPMVVPICSRSKDVVEPLIKPQWYVSCSDMAASATEAVRSGALKIIPEHHTKTWYHWMDGIRDWCVSRQLWWGHRIPAYHVSFSDPSVQTGSNDDEQYWIVARSETEALSKAAERFGVEASKIVLKQDEDVLDTWFSSGIFPFSVFGWPDNTKDLETFYPTSLLETGHDILFFWVARMVFFGQKLLGKLPFKEVYLHPMVRDAHGRKMSKSLGNVIDPMDVICGITLEGLHAQLVGSNLDPREIEKAKAGQKQDYPQGIPECGSDALRFALCAYITQARDINLDINRVLGYRFFCNKLWNATKFALLYFSGSEKFDTELSASDAVNQMDSWILSRLAAAIEACNQGFETYDFAAATSACYAFWLYDLCDVYLECLKPVFQSGSEAQQAAARRTLYVCLDYGLRLLSPFMPFITEELYQRLPRANPAPSICVASYPSNVSWRSAKIESDVDFVQKAARIIRSARSDYNLPNKTKTEAYIVCTDDAPNEILKRYADDLATISYCSKIAFDGAPPAGCAILTVTGQCEVHLLLKGLIEADKEIVKLQKKSDQLVQTVGKLSQAIQAADYAAKVPVEVQAANETKLSESRAEIERIAAAIETLKLM from the exons ATGCCTCAGCCGGAACAGCAGACCGATGTCAGCGGCACAGCCGAAGCCGAAGGTCCTCCAAAGACTGCCAAGCAGCTGGAGAAGGAGCGCCTGAAGGCGGAGAAGCTGGCGAAGCTCCAGGCCAAACTGGACAagaaggctgctgctgcagccccTGCTGCGGGTGAAAAGAAGGAGAAGCCCGAG AAGCGAACGAAGGAGGTGAAAGAGGCTGCCGTGTACACGGCCCAGACAGCGCCCGGGGAGATGAAGGATCTGAGTGGTCCTCTGCCGGACGCGTACAGCCCGCGGTACGTGGAGGCTCAGTGGTACAGCTGGTGGGAGAAGCAGGGCTTCTTCAAGCCCGAATATGGG CGACCGTCGATTGACTCGCCGAATCCCAACGGAAAGTTCGTGATGATAATTCCCCCGCCCAATGTGACAGGATCCCTTCACTTGGGCCACGCCCTTACCAACGCCATCGAGGACGCCATCACGCGGTACCACCGCATGAAGGGGCGCACCACTCTGTGGGTGCCTGGTTGTGATCACGCCGGCATCGCCACTCAGGTGGTGGTGGAGAAACTTCTGTGGCGCGACGAGAAGCTGTCACGACATGACCTGGGCCGCGAGAAGTTCATCGAGCGAATCTGGGACTGGCGGCGCGAGAAGGGCGGCCGTATCTACGATCAGCTCAAGAGCCTCGGCTCCTCCTATGACTGGTCGCGAGTCGCCTTCACCATGGACCCCAAACTGTGCCGCGCCGTCACCGAGGCCTTCGTACGCCTCCACGAGGAAGGAAGCATCTATCGAAGCTCCCGCCTGGTCAACTGGTCCTGCACGCTGCGCTCGGCCATCTCCGACATAGAGGTCGACAAGGTCGAGATTCCCGGACGCACGTTCCTCTCCATTCCGGGTTACGAGGAGAAGGTGGAGTTCGGCGTGCTGATTAAGTTTGCCTACAAGGTGGAGGGCAGCGACGAGGAAATCGTTGTGGCCACCACCCGTATCGAGACGATGCTGGGTGACACGGCCGTGGCCGTTCATCCCCAGGACGAACGCTACAAGCACCTGCACGGCAAGTTCGTAGTCCATCCCTTCTCCACACGCCGCCTGCCCATCGTGTGCGACGAGTTCGTAGACATGGCGTTCGGCACGGGTGCCGTTAAGATTACCCCGGCTCACGACCCCAACGACTACGAGGTGGGCAAGCGTTGCAACCTGCCCTTCATCACCATCTTCAACGACGACGGCTACATTATCGGTGACTACGGCGAGTTCACGGGCATGAAGCGCTTCGAGTGCCGCAAGCAGATCCTGGAGAAGCTCAAGGCCCTCAACCTTTATCGCGAGACCCTGAACAACCCCATGGTTGTGCCCATCTGCAGCCGCTCCAAGGACGTTGTCGAGCCGCTGATTAAGCCGCAGTGGTATGTCAGCTGCTCGGACATGGCAGCCTCCGCCACCGAGGCCGTGCGTTCCGGCGCCCTCAAGATTATTCCCGAGCACCACACGAAGACCTGGTACCACTGGATGGACGGTATCCGCGACTGGTGCGTGTCGAGGCAACTGTGGTGGGGCCATCGCATTCCGGCCTACCACGTCAGCTTCAGCGACCCTTCAGTCCAAACGGGATCG AATGACGACGAGCAGTATTGGATTGTGGCTCGTAGCGAGACGGAGGCGCTTAGCAAGGCTGCCGAACGATTCGGCGTTGAGGCGAGCAAGATTGTCCTGAAGCAGGATGAGGATGTGCTAGACACATGGTTCAGCTCAGGCATCTTTCCGTTTTCCGTGTTCGGCTGGCCGGACAACACCAAGGACCTGGAGACATTTTACCCCACGTCGTTGCTGGAGACGGGCCACGACATTCTGTTCTTCTGGGTGGCCCGCATGGTATTCTTTGGCCAGAAGCTGCTGGGAAAGCTGCCCTTCAAGGAGGTCTACCTCCACCCGATGGTGAGGGACGCCCACGGACGCAAGATGTCCAAGTCTCTGGGCAACGTGATTGACCCGATGGATGTGATTTGCGGCATCACGCTGGAGGGGCTCCATGCCCAGCTGGTGGGCTCCAACCTGGACCCCCGCGAGATCGAAAAGGCCAAGGCTGGGCAAAAGCAGGACTATCCCCAGGGCATTCCCGAGTGCGGATCCGATGCCCTGCGCTTCGCTCTGTGCGCCTACATTACACAGGCTCGCGACATCAACCTGGACATCAACCGCGTGCTGGGCTATCGCTTCTTCTGCAACAAGCTCTGGAACGCCACCAAGTTCGCCCTGCTCTACTTCTCGGGCTCGGAGAAGTTCGACACAGAGTTGAGTGCCTCTGATGCGGTCAACCAGATGGATTCCTGGATCCTTTCCCGGCTGGCGGCTGCCATCGAGGCCTGTAACCAGGGCTTTGAGACCTACGACTTTGCCGCGGCCACCAGCGCCTGCTATGCCTTCTGGCTCTACGATCTCTGCGACGTGTATCTGGAGTGCCTTAAGCCCGTCTTCCAAAGCGGCAGCGAGGCGCAGCAGGCAGCGGCGCGGCGTACTCTTTACGTGTGTCTGGACTACGGCCTTCGGCTGCTCTCGCCGTTTATGCCCTTCATCACCGAGGAGCTCTACCAGCGGCTGCCGCGGGCCAACCCAGCGCCCAGCATCTGTGTGGCCAGCTATCCCA GCAACGTCTCTTGGCGCAGTGCCAAGATAGAGTCCGACGTGGACTTTGTCCAGAAGGCGGCCCGCATCATCCGCTCGGCTCGCTCAGACTACAATCTGCCGAACAAGACCAAGACCGAGGCGTACATCGTGTGCACGGATGACGCGCCCAACGAAATACTCAAGCGCTACGCCGATGATCTGGCCACGATCTCCTACTGCTCCAAGATAGCCTTCGACGGCGCCCCGCCGGCGGGCTGTGCCATTCTGACCGTGACCGGTCAGTGTGAGGTGCACCTGCTGCTGAAGGGCCTGATCGAGGCGGACAAGGAGATAGTGAAGCTGCAGAAGAAGAGCGACCAGCTGGTGCAGACTGTGGGCAAGCTGAGCCAGGCCATTCAAGCGGCCGACTACGCCGCCAAGGTGCCCGTTGAGGTGCAGGCCGCCAACGAAACGAAGCTTTCGGAGTCGCGGGCAGAGATCGAGCGAATTGCTGCCGCCATTGAGACGCTGAAACTGATGTGA
- the LOC108081783 gene encoding uncharacterized protein isoform X1: MGLPVFRDCCCCELKWGVLTVGIVDIILTLCLGGGNGSGYTGAARIVWFLALVIHVAHIVACVCVIVSVFKPDKRLVIPYLITGICRAIIDTVFLILICLYVRIGDALFLIVIIVAIIVLGIYFWLVIYSWFRKLGGSTPAD; this comes from the exons ATGGGGCTACCCGTTTTTAgagattgctgctgctgcgagcTGAAGTGGGGAGTTCTAACTGTCGGTATCGTGGACATTATACTAACGTTATGCCTTGGCGGTGGAAACGGATCAG GTTATACTGGTGCTGCCCGCattgtttggtttttagcTCTTGTTATCCACGTGGCGCATATCGTTGCCTGCGTTTGCGTCATAGTTTCCGTGTTTAAG CCGGATAAAAGGTTAGTTATTCCCTACCTTATAACCGGTATCTGCCGGGCAATCATCGACACCGTATTTCTAATATTGATTTGTTTGTATGTCCGAATCGGTGATGCTTTGTTCTTAATCGTCATTATCGTAGCTATAATTG TCTTGGGAATCTATTTCTGGCTTGTTATTTACTCATGGTTCCGCAAACTTGGAGGTTCAACACCGGCCGATTAA